Proteins from a genomic interval of Phlebotomus papatasi isolate M1 chromosome 3, Ppap_2.1, whole genome shotgun sequence:
- the LOC129808131 gene encoding zinc finger protein 16-like produces the protein MEEWTVCRLCLQSTEGSMKSLPDVTYNMIPFFNIYFELVGITFTDYPTFPGKICSSCEEQMHQAYKFREKCLETEDKLKELLNEGRDNFSIEFITTPKIVVDSLGKKPNIESEVKSTSDAEISKIKDEPEDEVDVDDADIVNFGGGNYLIHKKKPDQSSTTAASNTKKQLSQKKTEELKNRRIQCKKCERIYQGIEMFTRHRCVPINNVKDQQMITKGPDPDGKKTRTRSKPSKKIYKCEQCNKTFATTNNHMLHMDKHNNFLRYACDQCDKRFSTWINRRNHIYKVHLQKKFCECSECGMGFYKLWDLKKHITTEHLKLRPYQCEACGKTFKHPYTLKSHVETHNTSKTVSCEICGRQLKSRKTLIQHMSIHSEEKNYVCPVCSKAFTWNVTMKSHVRSAHPNDLHLLPPDGTIVNKRYLKKKAEMDG, from the coding sequence ATGGAGGAGTGGACCGTTTGCCGATTGTGTCTGCAATCAACAGAAGGCAGTATGAAATCCCTTCCGGACGTGACTTACAACATGATTCCCTTTTTCAACATTTACTTTGAACTCGTGGGAATTACCTTCACGGACTATCCGACATTCCCAGGAAAGATCTGTTCGTCCTGTGAAGAACAAATGCATCAAGCCTACAAGTTCCGAGAGAAGTGCTTAGAGACTGAGGATAAACTGAAAGAACTCCTTAATGAAGGTAGAGACAATTTCAGTATTGAATTTATTACCACTCCAAAGATTGTCGTCGATTCCTTGGGAAAAAAGCCAAATATTGAATctgaagtaaaatcaacttcAGATGCagaaatttccaaaatcaaggATGAACCGGAAGACGAAGTTGATGTTGATGATGCGGACATTGTAAATTTTGGAGGTGGCAATTATTTGATCCATAAGAAAAAACCTGATCAATCTAGTACAACAGCTGCGTCGAATACTAAAAAACAGCTTTCCcaaaagaaaactgaagaaCTGAAGAATCGCAGAATTCAATGCAAGAAATGCGAAAGGATCTACCAAGGTATTGAAATGTTTACAAGACATCGATGTGTACCAATAAATAATGTGAAAGACCAACAAATGATAACAAAAGGGCCTGATCCTGATGGAAAGAAAACAAGGACTAGGTCGAAGCcaagtaaaaaaatctacaaatgcGAGCAATGCAATAAAACTTTTGCCACAACTAACAATCACATGCTGCATATGGACAAACATAATAACTTCCTGAGATATGCTTGTGATCAGTGTGACAAGAGATTCTCAACTTGGATCAACAGGCGCAATCACATCTATAAAGTACATTTGCAGAAAAAATTTTGTGAATGCTCTGAATGTGGAATGGGTTTCTACAAACTTTGGGATTTGAAGAAACACATCACGACGGAACATTTAAAATTGCGCCCCTATCAATGTGAAGCTTGTGGAAAGACCTTCAAGCATCCATATACTCTCAAGTCACATGTAGAGACTCATAATACTTCCAAGACCGTAAGCTGTGAAATCTGTGGGAGGCAACTCAAGAGCCGGAAGACCCTTATCCAACATATGAGCATCCATAGCGAAGAGAAGAATTACGTTTGTCCTGTCTGTTCCAAAGCATTTACATGGAATGTTACAATGAAATCACACGTTAGGAGTGCTCATCCGAATGACCTACATCTTCTCCCTCCCGATGGAACAATCGTTAATAAGCGATACTTGAAGAAGAAAGCAGAAATGGATGGTTAA